A genome region from Sphingomonas anseongensis includes the following:
- a CDS encoding gene transfer agent family protein — MSSANPHRGEARLQVGGETLVLRPSFSALVAAEQELGPLFALVERASEGKLALREIAALFDHLSGARPKAITRERIGDAVVEQGLAGISPTLRLVLGQILKGK; from the coding sequence GTGAGCAGCGCCAATCCGCACCGAGGCGAAGCGAGGCTTCAGGTCGGAGGGGAGACGCTGGTCCTTCGGCCGAGCTTCTCGGCGCTCGTTGCGGCGGAGCAGGAGCTTGGGCCACTGTTCGCGCTGGTCGAACGGGCCAGCGAGGGCAAGCTCGCGCTGAGGGAAATTGCGGCGTTGTTCGATCACCTGTCCGGCGCCCGGCCGAAAGCGATCACTCGCGAGCGGATCGGCGATGCGGTGGTGGAGCAGGGGCTGGCGGGGATCAGCCCCACGCTTCGCCTCGTGCTGGGGCAGATACTCAAAGGCAAATGA
- a CDS encoding phage tail assembly chaperone: MTFGDRAAELAGITSALLGWRPEEFWRSTPAELATALGLDGQPGAEMDRSSLERMLSQFPDNREK, translated from the coding sequence ATGACATTCGGCGACCGAGCGGCCGAGCTGGCGGGCATCACTTCGGCGCTGCTCGGGTGGCGGCCGGAGGAATTCTGGCGATCGACCCCCGCTGAACTGGCGACAGCGCTCGGGCTGGACGGTCAGCCGGGCGCTGAAATGGACCGAAGCTCGCTCGAGCGGATGCTGAGCCAGTTTCCCGACAATCGAGAGAAATGA
- a CDS encoding tail tape measure protein, with the protein MMDQDIEQMVISVRADTAAFARDVSTMRGELEGPLVQGVGRAGRLIDSALARAISNGKIGFGDLKKVALAAMADIASASLRALFQPQGGGGVGAGLLSGLSNLIAGLAGSPGRATGGPVSGGRPYLVGERGPELFVPSGGGRIEKLNQGSRDVRVAISVVSPARGDEPHALRRSSRQIARAVRSALRKGEQ; encoded by the coding sequence ATGATGGACCAGGACATCGAGCAGATGGTGATCAGCGTTCGCGCCGACACCGCGGCTTTCGCCCGCGACGTTTCGACCATGCGGGGTGAGCTCGAGGGCCCGCTTGTGCAAGGCGTCGGGCGCGCAGGCCGGCTGATCGACAGCGCGCTCGCTCGAGCGATCTCCAACGGCAAGATCGGGTTCGGCGACCTGAAGAAGGTGGCGCTCGCGGCGATGGCCGACATCGCTTCGGCCTCGCTTCGCGCCTTGTTCCAGCCGCAGGGCGGCGGCGGCGTCGGAGCCGGGCTTCTGAGCGGGCTGAGCAACCTCATCGCAGGCCTTGCCGGGTCGCCGGGACGAGCAACCGGCGGGCCCGTGAGTGGGGGACGCCCGTACCTGGTCGGCGAGCGCGGGCCGGAGCTGTTCGTGCCCTCGGGCGGCGGGAGGATCGAGAAGCTCAACCAAGGCTCGCGCGATGTGCGCGTCGCGATCTCGGTCGTCTCTCCGGCCAGGGGCGACGAGCCGCACGCGCTTCGCCGGTCGTCGCGGCAGATTGCCCGGGCCGTGCGCTCAGCGCTTAGAAAGGGCGAGCAGTGA
- a CDS encoding phage distal tail protein, Rcc01695 family, giving the protein MNHWFTSPDAPIVTTWVKRFDPLHWRVDFPLGTVASVVTTSDGHGLQVEAEFLRKGDLVGLIFESQDGRAHPAHARETNRDYSHTELSFRWQSSGAIPLDEVNGPTLTIEGRDADGNARSWFVRLWNYASGTPEDATVSIDFDGLEAGFSLPDDSDPVHPGDIDRMFISIVPSDYIEGSQEVRSAPARVSLTIGDIRCDGSNSVLSMKDAVVPEHPLRIATGYDDMYDLAPERVIDTAERLGFRGTISHYVGMSHYFALDGAGLLDSSRTFNAAALAWHREFARAAAERGHELIWSLSYEVLDTFCPEQWKQRAFDGSPALTAWDPPSSLVSPANTDAIDFLGRVAVELAAISAEFGLQPRIQIGEPWWWVTPTGALCLYDEAANSALGGAPVEIADVRGQMSADQLALLDRAGKLLAASTAAIAQAVKASAPEAELLVLAYLPTVLDPRSPELKRANLPTDWASPAFDVLQLEDYEWLTAGLTRRRVNAYAEVEERLGYPLEKQHYFAGFVAQVAERDSWGDIVSAAVDANSRGVAEVFLWSLPQVVRDGLTLFGESPVIAFDDVSFPIEIGAEASVAPAFSTNVVTSASGNEYRNANWQQARLRFDAGPGVRGDAELETLLAFFRARRGAAVGFRFRDPFDFSSNGMAGDPTPLDQQIGTGDGATTSFKLTKSYSGGEERHVTRPVAGTVRVAIDGIEQVSGWSLEALGDVVFDEPPAPGATITAGFLFDVPVRFAEDRLEINRATFMAGEAPSVPLIEIREG; this is encoded by the coding sequence GTGAACCACTGGTTCACCAGCCCCGACGCGCCGATCGTCACCACCTGGGTGAAAAGGTTCGACCCGCTTCACTGGCGCGTCGACTTCCCGCTCGGGACAGTCGCGAGCGTCGTCACCACGAGCGACGGGCACGGCCTCCAGGTGGAAGCCGAGTTTCTCAGGAAGGGCGATCTGGTCGGGCTGATCTTCGAGAGCCAAGACGGTCGGGCGCACCCGGCACATGCGAGGGAAACGAACCGCGATTATTCGCATACGGAGCTTTCGTTCCGGTGGCAGTCGAGCGGCGCAATTCCTCTCGATGAAGTCAACGGGCCGACGCTGACGATCGAGGGACGCGACGCTGACGGCAATGCGCGAAGCTGGTTCGTGCGGCTGTGGAATTACGCGTCCGGCACGCCCGAAGACGCCACGGTCTCGATCGACTTCGATGGGCTCGAGGCAGGCTTTTCCCTGCCGGACGATTCCGACCCGGTGCATCCCGGTGACATCGACAGGATGTTCATCAGCATCGTGCCGTCCGATTACATCGAAGGGTCGCAGGAGGTGCGATCCGCGCCCGCTCGGGTGAGCCTCACGATCGGCGACATCCGCTGCGACGGATCGAACAGCGTCCTGTCGATGAAGGACGCCGTCGTGCCCGAACATCCATTGCGGATCGCGACAGGCTATGACGACATGTACGATCTTGCGCCGGAGCGGGTGATCGACACCGCCGAGCGGCTCGGGTTCCGCGGGACGATCAGCCACTACGTCGGGATGAGCCATTACTTCGCGCTCGACGGCGCGGGGCTGCTAGACTCGAGCCGGACATTCAACGCGGCTGCCCTGGCCTGGCATCGGGAGTTTGCACGAGCCGCGGCGGAGCGTGGGCACGAACTGATCTGGTCGCTGTCGTACGAGGTGCTGGACACTTTCTGTCCCGAACAATGGAAGCAGCGCGCATTCGATGGAAGTCCGGCGCTGACGGCTTGGGATCCGCCATCGAGCCTTGTCTCGCCGGCTAACACGGATGCGATCGATTTTTTGGGACGCGTGGCGGTGGAGCTCGCCGCAATCTCGGCCGAGTTCGGGCTCCAGCCAAGAATCCAGATCGGAGAGCCGTGGTGGTGGGTGACTCCGACCGGGGCGCTTTGCCTTTACGATGAGGCCGCCAACTCGGCGCTCGGCGGCGCGCCGGTAGAGATCGCCGACGTGCGCGGCCAGATGTCCGCCGACCAGCTCGCTTTGCTCGACCGCGCGGGCAAATTGCTCGCAGCGTCCACGGCGGCGATCGCGCAAGCCGTGAAGGCGAGCGCGCCCGAGGCGGAGTTGCTCGTGCTCGCCTATCTACCGACGGTGCTCGACCCAAGGTCGCCAGAACTCAAACGCGCCAACTTGCCGACCGACTGGGCAAGCCCGGCCTTCGACGTGCTCCAGCTGGAGGATTATGAGTGGTTGACCGCGGGTCTCACTAGGCGCCGCGTCAATGCCTATGCCGAGGTCGAAGAGCGGCTCGGCTACCCGCTCGAGAAACAGCATTATTTCGCAGGCTTCGTCGCCCAGGTGGCCGAGCGCGACAGCTGGGGCGACATCGTTTCAGCAGCCGTGGATGCGAATTCGCGCGGAGTGGCCGAGGTCTTCTTGTGGTCGCTTCCGCAGGTCGTGCGCGACGGACTTACCTTATTCGGAGAATCGCCGGTGATCGCTTTCGACGATGTGAGCTTCCCAATCGAGATCGGCGCGGAGGCCAGCGTCGCTCCCGCTTTTTCGACCAATGTCGTCACAAGCGCGAGCGGCAATGAGTATCGCAACGCAAATTGGCAGCAGGCGCGATTGAGGTTCGACGCGGGGCCCGGAGTTCGAGGGGACGCCGAGCTCGAGACGCTGCTTGCCTTCTTTCGCGCGCGGCGCGGAGCGGCAGTCGGGTTCCGCTTCCGCGACCCATTCGACTTCAGCTCGAATGGAATGGCGGGAGATCCGACACCGCTCGACCAGCAGATCGGCACCGGCGACGGGGCGACGACCAGCTTCAAGCTCACCAAAAGCTATTCCGGCGGGGAGGAGCGGCACGTCACGAGGCCGGTCGCCGGCACAGTGCGGGTGGCGATCGACGGAATCGAGCAGGTCAGCGGCTGGAGCCTGGAGGCGCTTGGCGACGTCGTGTTCGACGAGCCGCCCGCGCCGGGCGCGACCATTACCGCCGGATTCCTTTTCGACGTCCCGGTGCGCTTTGCCGAGGACCGGCTAGAGATCAACCGGGCCACTTTCATGGCTGGCGAGGCACCGAGCGTTCCCCTGATCGAGATCCGGGAAGGGTGA
- a CDS encoding DUF2163 domain-containing protein yields MAAIAQGPLTSIAYCWRLERSDGAGLALTSSDRDMVADGVTYHAAPGVTPASISRSLGLDGDSTDVDGVLSADSLTEADLMLGRWDGAALNLIAADWSAPQAETVALLAGELGEVSIDGDGFSAEMRGAAARLGFAPCPSTSPECRAALGDRQCRVDMSGRTMRAKVVGASENVLELDTSVEVRFLFGRLRYLGGENCGLASAILAISGSQVSLRDRPRGKVAAGTVVQLREGCDKRFETCVSRFNNAANFRGEPHLPGGDLLTRYPGA; encoded by the coding sequence ATGGCTGCGATCGCGCAAGGACCGCTCACGTCCATCGCTTATTGCTGGCGGCTTGAGAGGAGTGACGGCGCCGGGCTCGCGCTGACGAGCAGCGACCGGGACATGGTCGCCGACGGCGTGACGTACCACGCAGCGCCTGGCGTCACTCCGGCGTCAATCAGCCGATCGCTTGGCCTTGATGGAGATTCGACCGACGTCGACGGGGTACTCAGCGCTGACAGCCTGACCGAAGCGGACCTGATGCTGGGCCGCTGGGACGGAGCCGCGTTGAACCTGATCGCGGCGGACTGGAGCGCTCCGCAGGCGGAGACGGTGGCGCTGCTGGCAGGCGAGTTGGGTGAAGTTTCCATCGATGGCGACGGCTTCTCCGCCGAAATGCGCGGCGCCGCCGCGCGCCTCGGCTTCGCGCCGTGCCCGAGCACGTCACCGGAGTGTCGGGCGGCGTTGGGCGACAGGCAGTGCCGGGTCGACATGTCAGGACGAACGATGCGCGCGAAGGTCGTGGGCGCGAGCGAAAATGTGCTCGAGCTCGATACCAGCGTCGAGGTTCGCTTCCTGTTCGGCCGGCTGCGTTATCTTGGCGGTGAGAATTGCGGCCTGGCGAGCGCCATCCTTGCCATCAGCGGCTCCCAGGTCTCGCTTCGCGATCGGCCGCGCGGAAAAGTGGCCGCGGGGACGGTGGTGCAGCTTCGCGAAGGCTGCGACAAACGCTTCGAAACGTGCGTGTCGCGGTTCAACAACGCGGCGAACTTCCGGGGCGAGCCGCACCTTCCGGGCGGCGACCTTCTCACCCGCTATCCGGGAGCATGA
- a CDS encoding peptidoglycan endopeptidase, with protein MSDEGPCAVTRARSLVGVRFRPQGRDPATGLDCVGLILRVFGIPPEQVRRDYSLSGNSAAELDAQLLRYFQRLSNEASRVGDVVLCAVRGGQLHLAVDCGRSFVHADARARRVVETPGAPQWPILGMYRFALCNLQSS; from the coding sequence ATGAGCGACGAGGGTCCGTGCGCCGTGACGCGCGCGCGCAGCCTCGTCGGCGTCAGGTTCCGGCCACAAGGGCGAGACCCGGCAACGGGCCTCGATTGCGTCGGACTGATACTCCGGGTGTTCGGAATTCCGCCGGAGCAAGTCCGGCGCGACTACAGCCTGAGCGGCAACAGTGCGGCGGAGCTGGACGCGCAGTTGTTGCGCTACTTTCAGCGCTTGAGCAACGAAGCTTCACGAGTGGGAGATGTCGTGCTTTGCGCTGTTCGCGGAGGGCAGCTTCACCTCGCTGTCGATTGCGGCCGCAGCTTCGTACACGCGGACGCGCGAGCGCGGCGGGTGGTGGAAACGCCGGGCGCTCCGCAGTGGCCTATCCTGGGCATGTACCGCTTCGCGCTCTGCAACCTCCAGTCGAGTTGA
- a CDS encoding phage tail protein: MMATLVLSTVGTALGGPVGGTIGSLLGQSIDQQLLGPGPGRGPRLGDLAVQSSSYGSAIPKIFGTMRVAGTVVWSTELQEQAQTEAAKGQPDTVTYNYSASFAVALSSRRISGIGRIWADGKLIRNADGVFSVATDFRLYDGSEDQQRDQLIASIEGIDSTPAFRGLALAVFENLQLADFGNRIPYLTFEVIADAAPVTVASVLADVSGAVIESADVQSIGGYAAYGNTAQAAVEQLVSAFGVPLLDDGSKLISPATGTSFVSEEDSGCSGDDRRAPRIERSQTPSAALPSAVTISYYDPAREYQAGLARSSLNDRTGSVEQIELPAVLDAISAKGLAETLLALRWAQRDKLTLRLPPDRIDLRPGSLVHVGEGADAWRAERVTIDSLTVVVELRPNYGAVDALPADPGRAVTSPAIEILPTRLAIVELPDDGSGRADSPIVAIAASGNNGRSIPLTIETNGVALSANSARAAAIGSALTALGSGQSAVFDLLNSVDVKLSDADAWLESRDDDSLAAGANTALLGTEMFQFGNAVPLGSGTFRLSRLLRGRLGTDWAMADHNVGDPFVLLNPARLLTLPLTRAQVGARVRVTPLGLGDDGTAFVEHLVTGEAMRQPSPVHLRASFDTFGNLNCTWVRRSCLGWDWLDGVDAPLGSAVELYRATLMSSSAKVQVETPSPAAQFTATQIGQLGSGNLQLVVEQVGDFAVSRPASLSIIN, from the coding sequence ATGATGGCAACATTGGTGTTGAGCACTGTCGGGACTGCCCTTGGCGGACCCGTTGGCGGGACAATCGGGAGCTTGCTTGGGCAGAGCATCGACCAGCAGCTCTTGGGGCCGGGCCCCGGGCGCGGTCCACGCCTCGGCGACCTCGCAGTTCAATCCTCCAGCTACGGATCGGCCATCCCGAAGATCTTCGGCACGATGCGGGTGGCGGGGACCGTTGTCTGGTCGACCGAGCTGCAGGAGCAGGCGCAGACGGAGGCGGCAAAAGGCCAGCCGGACACGGTCACGTACAACTACTCCGCAAGCTTCGCTGTGGCGCTGTCGTCGCGCAGGATCAGCGGCATCGGCAGGATTTGGGCCGACGGCAAGCTGATCCGAAACGCTGACGGAGTGTTTTCGGTCGCGACCGATTTTCGCCTGTACGATGGGTCGGAAGACCAGCAACGCGACCAGCTCATCGCTTCGATCGAAGGGATCGATTCCACACCGGCGTTTCGCGGGCTGGCATTGGCCGTGTTCGAGAACCTTCAGCTCGCGGATTTCGGGAACAGGATTCCTTACCTCACCTTCGAGGTGATTGCCGATGCGGCGCCAGTGACGGTGGCGTCAGTGCTCGCCGACGTAAGCGGCGCTGTGATCGAGAGCGCCGACGTGCAGTCCATCGGCGGCTATGCCGCTTATGGAAATACCGCCCAGGCCGCGGTCGAGCAGCTGGTAAGCGCATTCGGTGTTCCGCTGCTGGACGACGGGTCAAAGCTCATCTCGCCGGCTACGGGAACCAGCTTCGTCAGCGAGGAAGACAGCGGGTGCAGCGGCGATGACCGTCGTGCTCCGCGCATAGAGCGATCGCAAACGCCCTCAGCCGCGCTGCCTTCGGCCGTGACGATTTCGTACTACGACCCGGCACGCGAGTATCAGGCGGGCCTGGCGCGGTCGTCGCTGAACGATCGGACGGGGTCGGTCGAGCAGATTGAGCTGCCGGCAGTGTTGGACGCCATTTCGGCAAAGGGCCTGGCGGAAACATTGCTCGCCCTGCGCTGGGCGCAGAGGGACAAGCTCACGCTTCGCCTGCCTCCTGATCGCATCGATCTGCGGCCAGGCAGCCTTGTCCACGTCGGGGAGGGTGCCGACGCCTGGAGGGCGGAGCGGGTTACGATCGATTCGCTTACCGTCGTGGTGGAGCTGCGGCCGAATTACGGCGCAGTCGACGCGCTTCCGGCCGACCCGGGCCGTGCCGTCACCTCGCCGGCGATCGAGATTTTGCCGACGCGACTTGCAATCGTCGAGCTGCCCGATGACGGCTCGGGTAGGGCGGATTCACCGATAGTTGCGATTGCCGCCTCCGGGAATAACGGGCGGTCGATACCCCTCACAATCGAAACCAATGGAGTCGCCCTTTCCGCGAATTCCGCGCGTGCGGCGGCAATCGGATCAGCATTGACCGCGCTGGGAAGCGGCCAATCAGCGGTCTTTGATTTGCTCAACAGCGTCGATGTTAAGCTCAGCGATGCGGATGCGTGGCTGGAGAGCCGTGATGATGATTCGCTCGCTGCCGGCGCGAACACGGCGCTTCTCGGCACCGAGATGTTCCAGTTCGGCAACGCGGTTCCGTTGGGCAGCGGCACGTTCCGGCTGAGCCGGCTTTTGCGTGGCCGGCTCGGCACGGACTGGGCGATGGCGGACCACAACGTGGGCGACCCGTTCGTGCTGCTGAATCCCGCGCGGCTGCTGACTCTTCCGCTAACGCGCGCGCAGGTGGGCGCGCGGGTGCGGGTGACTCCGCTCGGCCTCGGCGACGACGGCACTGCCTTTGTCGAGCATCTCGTGACCGGCGAGGCGATGAGGCAGCCGAGCCCGGTGCACTTGCGCGCCTCATTCGACACGTTCGGCAACTTAAATTGCACCTGGGTTCGGCGAAGCTGCCTGGGCTGGGACTGGCTCGACGGGGTCGATGCACCACTCGGCAGCGCCGTCGAACTGTATCGAGCAACGCTGATGAGCAGCTCTGCAAAGGTCCAAGTCGAGACGCCATCGCCGGCGGCTCAATTCACCGCCACCCAGATCGGCCAGTTGGGCAGCGGGAATTTGCAGCTCGTGGTCGAGCAGGTCGGCGATTTCGCAGTGTCGAGGCCCGCATCACTTTCAATAATCAATTGA